The Mesobacillus jeotgali genome window below encodes:
- the hmpA gene encoding NO-inducible flavohemoprotein, which produces MLDQKTIEIIKSTVPVLEVHGEQITTVFYKTMFENHPELLNIFNHANQKQGRQQRALAGTVYAAAKYIDNLEAILPVVNQIAHKHRSLGILPEHYPIVGKHLLIAIKEVLGDAATDEIINAWAEAYGVIADAFISVEAEMYDAAANQRGGWDGFRPFIVEKKVEESEVITSFYLKPVDGKAIASFKPGQYISIKLEIEGEEFTHIRQYSLSDAPGKDYYRISVKKEAGMETPDGKVSNYLHNTVEEGEVLQISAPAGDFFLDTEKNTPVVLLSGGVGLTPMVSMLNTVAELQPEKEVTFIHAAQNGKVHALKDEVAATAAKAKVKSVVFYDQPTEEDRENNSFDVEGYVTKEWLKENVNVEQADFYFCGPVSFMKAINAALKDLGVTEDRIHFEFFGPMASLEA; this is translated from the coding sequence ATGTTAGACCAAAAAACGATTGAAATCATCAAATCCACAGTTCCGGTTCTTGAAGTTCACGGAGAACAAATCACAACAGTATTCTATAAAACGATGTTTGAAAATCATCCAGAGCTTTTGAACATTTTTAACCATGCGAACCAAAAGCAGGGCAGACAGCAAAGAGCGTTAGCTGGAACTGTCTATGCAGCTGCTAAATATATCGATAATCTTGAAGCAATCCTTCCGGTTGTAAACCAAATCGCCCATAAGCACCGCAGTCTTGGCATCCTTCCTGAGCACTACCCAATCGTTGGAAAGCACCTGCTGATTGCGATCAAAGAAGTGCTTGGAGATGCGGCAACAGACGAAATCATTAATGCTTGGGCAGAGGCATATGGCGTGATTGCGGACGCTTTCATCTCTGTGGAAGCGGAAATGTATGATGCAGCTGCTAACCAAAGAGGCGGCTGGGATGGATTCCGTCCATTTATTGTGGAGAAAAAGGTGGAGGAAAGTGAAGTCATCACTTCTTTTTACCTGAAGCCTGTGGATGGAAAGGCAATTGCTTCATTCAAGCCAGGTCAGTATATCAGCATCAAGCTTGAAATCGAAGGCGAAGAATTCACGCATATCCGCCAGTACAGCCTGTCAGATGCTCCTGGAAAAGACTATTATCGTATCAGCGTTAAAAAGGAAGCTGGCATGGAAACCCCGGATGGAAAGGTATCCAATTACCTTCACAATACTGTGGAGGAAGGTGAAGTTCTTCAAATCAGCGCTCCAGCAGGAGACTTCTTCCTTGATACAGAAAAAAATACGCCAGTTGTCCTGCTAAGCGGCGGCGTTGGCCTGACTCCAATGGTCAGCATGCTGAACACAGTAGCAGAACTGCAGCCTGAAAAAGAAGTGACCTTCATCCATGCAGCCCAGAACGGCAAAGTCCATGCTCTTAAAGACGAAGTCGCAGCAACTGCGGCAAAGGCAAAGGTCAAATCAGTAGTATTCTACGATCAGCCAACTGAAGAAGACCGCGAGAACAACAGCTTTGACGTTGAGGGTTACGTAACAAAAGAATGGCTAAAAGAAAACGTGAATGTTGAACAAGCAGATTTCTATTTCTGCGGACCAGTTTCATTCATGAAAGCAATCAACGCAGCACTGAAAGACCTTGGCGTCACAGAAGACAGAATTCACTTCGAATTCTTCGGACCAATGGCAAGTCTGGAGGCGTAA
- the menB gene encoding 1,4-dihydroxy-2-naphthoyl-CoA synthase, whose product MTVEWVSERKYEDILYETYNGIARITINRPEVRNAFRPKTVMEMIDAFAYARDDSSVGVIVLTGAGDDAFCSGGDQRVRGHGGYVGEDEIPRLNVLDLQRLIRVIPKPVIAQVKGYAIGGGHVLHVVCDLTIAADNAIFGQTGPKVGSFDAGYGSGYLARIVGHKKAREIWFLCRQYNAQEALDMGLVNTVVPLDQVEEETLKWCEEILEKSPTALRFLKAAMNADTDGLAGLQQMAGDATLLYYTTEEAKEGRDAFKEKRKPDFGQFPRFP is encoded by the coding sequence ATGACAGTTGAATGGGTTTCAGAACGCAAGTATGAAGATATTTTGTATGAAACATATAATGGCATTGCCAGAATTACCATCAACCGCCCGGAAGTGCGTAATGCTTTCCGTCCGAAAACGGTTATGGAAATGATCGATGCATTTGCTTATGCTCGTGATGATTCAAGCGTTGGCGTAATCGTGCTTACTGGTGCTGGAGACGATGCATTCTGCTCCGGTGGAGACCAGAGAGTCCGCGGACATGGCGGTTACGTTGGTGAGGATGAGATCCCTCGCTTGAATGTCCTTGACCTTCAGCGTTTGATCCGTGTAATTCCTAAACCAGTAATCGCCCAGGTTAAAGGTTATGCAATCGGCGGCGGCCATGTGCTTCATGTCGTATGTGACCTGACAATCGCAGCTGATAATGCGATCTTCGGCCAGACCGGCCCTAAAGTAGGAAGCTTCGATGCTGGTTACGGTTCAGGCTACCTGGCAAGAATCGTAGGCCATAAAAAGGCTCGCGAAATCTGGTTCCTGTGCCGTCAGTACAATGCCCAGGAAGCTTTGGACATGGGTCTTGTCAACACAGTTGTACCTCTTGACCAGGTTGAAGAGGAAACACTCAAGTGGTGTGAAGAAATTCTTGAGAAGAGCCCAACTGCGCTTCGCTTCTTGAAAGCTGCGATGAACGCTGATACTGATGGACTTGCTGGACTTCAGCAGATGGCTGGGGACGCAACATTGCTTTACTACACAACAGAAGAAGCGAAAGAAGGCCGCGACGCATTCAAGGAAAAGCGCAAGCCTGACTTCGGCCAGTTCCCACGTTTCCCTTGA
- the menC gene encoding o-succinylbenzoate synthase, with protein MALDIKAVNLSIIKMPLKHPFTTHLGSVTEREGIIVEVEDSNGFIGYGEGVAFSSPWYTEETVQTSYHMLKDFLVPLLKKKGISHPDGAIALFSSVRRNHMAKAALETALWDLQAKKEGIPLSKLIGGTMEAIPAGVVVGNPNLPEALKQIEGYLEQGFKRVKVKISPEDDYQYISGIRKQFPDLPLMADANSAYSLKDVNRLKALDEYGLLMIEQPLGFDDIVDHAKLQAQIETPICLDESIVTFDDARKAVELGSCKVINIKIGRVGGIGEAKRIHDYCVSKGIPVWAGGMIEFGISRAHNIALASLPGFTIPGDISGSDRYWEQDIIEPEIKVHNGMIKVPESPGIGFELNRERLKEVTVFEDRFEF; from the coding sequence ATGGCGTTGGACATTAAAGCTGTTAACTTATCAATTATTAAAATGCCATTGAAGCACCCTTTCACTACCCATTTGGGTTCAGTTACGGAGAGAGAAGGAATCATCGTTGAGGTTGAAGACTCCAACGGTTTTATCGGTTATGGGGAAGGTGTGGCTTTTTCATCTCCATGGTATACCGAGGAAACCGTCCAGACCTCATACCATATGCTCAAGGATTTTCTTGTTCCTCTTTTGAAAAAGAAGGGCATCAGCCACCCTGACGGAGCAATCGCCTTGTTCAGTTCCGTGCGCAGAAACCATATGGCAAAAGCTGCGCTTGAAACAGCACTTTGGGATTTGCAGGCAAAAAAAGAGGGCATCCCATTATCCAAGCTGATTGGCGGAACGATGGAAGCCATTCCTGCCGGTGTCGTTGTAGGCAATCCGAATTTACCTGAGGCATTGAAACAAATTGAAGGCTATCTTGAGCAGGGATTCAAGCGTGTTAAGGTAAAAATCAGTCCGGAAGATGATTATCAATATATATCAGGAATTCGTAAACAATTTCCTGATTTACCGTTGATGGCGGATGCAAATTCGGCATACTCCTTGAAGGATGTTAACCGCTTAAAAGCACTGGATGAGTACGGATTGCTGATGATCGAGCAGCCGCTTGGTTTTGATGACATTGTTGACCATGCCAAGCTGCAGGCTCAAATCGAGACACCAATTTGCCTGGATGAAAGCATCGTTACCTTTGATGACGCAAGGAAAGCAGTCGAGTTAGGCAGCTGCAAGGTTATCAATATTAAAATCGGCCGGGTAGGCGGAATTGGCGAAGCGAAGCGGATCCATGACTATTGTGTTTCTAAGGGGATTCCAGTCTGGGCAGGCGGGATGATTGAGTTTGGAATTTCCAGAGCGCACAATATCGCTCTTGCATCGCTCCCAGGCTTTACGATTCCAGGTGATATCTCCGGTTCAGACCGCTATTGGGAGCAGGATATCATCGAGCCGGAGATCAAAGTGCATAACGGAATGATCAAGGTGCCCGAGAGCCCGGGCATCGGCTTTGAACTCAACAGGGAGCGGTTGAAGGAAGTGACTGTTTTTGAAGACCGTTTTGAGTTTTAG
- a CDS encoding o-succinylbenzoate--CoA ligase, translating to MIETMPNWLKKRSELSPHREALIHEDHTYTFLDVFEEAKAYTGKLGILGLQKGSTAAVLFSNQADSVFILYALQMAGIKAVILNNRLTSEELSWQLEDCEAEVLVYESGFDEKVAGISSGVKFVSTAKLKQLKDSDPLILDEYDLNVVTTIMYTSGTTGNPKGVMQTYGNHWWSANASALNLGLHEQDKWLCTVPIFHISGYSILMRSQIYGMPIVLHSSFDEKKVIEDIQRYDITIMSVVSTMLRRILDELGAERLPPALRCMLLGGGPAPLPLLESCIEKEIPVFQTYGMTETSSQFATLSPEYSIERLGSAGKALFPNQIRIVDGDGQDVPSGAEGEIVVKGPNVTIGYLNRPDETADKIRERWLHTGDIGYIDGDGFLFVLDRRSDLIISGGENIYPAEIEGILLSHPGVADAGVIGAPDEQWGQVPVAFIVKSETGVSDEDLLALCERKLAKYKLPKEIHFVESLPRNAAKKLLRRKLREWLEAKDDGVGH from the coding sequence ATGATTGAAACCATGCCTAACTGGCTGAAAAAACGATCAGAACTTTCACCCCATCGTGAAGCTCTGATTCATGAGGACCATACATATACGTTTTTAGATGTTTTTGAAGAAGCGAAAGCTTACACAGGAAAGCTTGGGATACTAGGTTTGCAGAAAGGTTCAACCGCAGCGGTCCTGTTTTCTAATCAGGCCGATTCTGTGTTCATTTTATACGCTTTGCAGATGGCCGGAATCAAGGCTGTGATTTTGAACAATCGTCTAACATCGGAGGAGCTCTCATGGCAATTGGAGGATTGTGAGGCTGAAGTGCTTGTATATGAATCCGGATTTGATGAAAAAGTTGCTGGGATTAGCTCTGGAGTTAAATTCGTGAGTACTGCTAAACTCAAACAATTAAAGGATAGCGATCCCTTAATCCTTGATGAATACGACTTGAACGTTGTCACGACAATCATGTATACATCAGGCACGACCGGCAACCCGAAAGGTGTCATGCAAACCTATGGAAATCATTGGTGGAGCGCGAATGCATCTGCACTCAATCTCGGTCTGCATGAACAGGATAAGTGGCTTTGCACAGTCCCAATCTTCCATATCAGTGGCTACTCGATTTTAATGAGAAGCCAGATCTATGGAATGCCAATTGTTTTGCATTCTTCTTTTGACGAAAAAAAGGTTATCGAGGATATCCAGCGATACGATATAACCATCATGTCGGTTGTCAGCACGATGCTGAGAAGAATCCTTGATGAACTGGGAGCAGAAAGATTGCCGCCAGCCTTGCGCTGCATGCTGTTAGGTGGCGGCCCTGCTCCATTACCGCTGCTGGAGTCTTGTATTGAAAAAGAAATACCTGTATTCCAGACCTATGGCATGACCGAAACTTCATCGCAGTTTGCGACTTTATCTCCTGAATACAGCATTGAACGACTTGGTTCTGCTGGTAAAGCGCTGTTCCCCAACCAGATCAGGATTGTCGATGGTGATGGCCAGGATGTACCTTCAGGTGCTGAAGGAGAAATTGTAGTAAAAGGTCCGAACGTGACGATCGGGTACCTGAACCGTCCCGATGAAACTGCTGATAAAATCCGCGAAAGATGGCTCCATACCGGTGATATTGGCTATATTGACGGCGATGGTTTTCTTTTTGTGCTTGACCGTCGTTCTGATTTAATCATTTCAGGGGGGGAAAATATCTATCCTGCTGAAATCGAAGGCATCCTGCTTTCCCATCCCGGTGTTGCCGATGCAGGTGTGATCGGAGCACCAGATGAGCAATGGGGCCAGGTCCCAGTAGCTTTTATTGTAAAAAGCGAAACGGGAGTCTCTGATGAAGACTTGCTTGCACTGTGTGAACGGAAACTCGCAAAATACAAGCTTCCGAAAGAAATCCACTTTGTAGAGAGCCTGCCAAGGAATGCCGCGAAGAAATTATTAAGGCGAAAGCTCCGCGAGTGGCTGGAAGCAAAGGATGATGGCGTTGGACATTAA
- a CDS encoding isochorismate synthase, whose product MVAIQETELRQGILDAIERAKGQSQSVLVSEVHKIERIDPFYFFASGREKFFGERFFWKDPEGEHFLTGLGICGQIQSDQGADRFFHVEKEWKRFKDTALVFNKYNVNGTGPSMLGGFTFDPLKKKTGLWSKFSEALFHIPKYMLTIIKGEAYFTTNVVCTQHDDMSLFDIVTREREEILSKAEQKPSLAALDLKDIIEIDPEAWKQTVTDVVNGFENSDLKKVVLARELRLQFTDEVQAESVLANLLENQQESFTFAFESNGDCFIGASPERLVKKDGASLFSACLAGSIARGSTPEEDEMLGKELLTDQKNLIEHQYVVDMIRGAMEETCDQVILPEQPVLMKMKYIQHLYTPVIGKNREGTSLLHLVDRLHPTPALGGLPKQAAIEKIREIELLDRGLYAAPVGWMDYQGNGEFAVAIRSGLIQGNEASLFAGCGIVADSNAESEYKETSIKFRPMLTALGGKIK is encoded by the coding sequence TTGGTTGCCATTCAGGAAACGGAACTTAGACAGGGAATTCTTGATGCGATTGAGCGGGCCAAAGGACAATCTCAGTCAGTTTTGGTCAGTGAGGTCCATAAAATAGAACGAATAGATCCTTTTTATTTTTTTGCTTCAGGCAGGGAAAAGTTTTTTGGAGAACGCTTTTTCTGGAAGGACCCTGAAGGGGAGCACTTCCTTACCGGATTGGGTATATGCGGACAAATACAGTCGGATCAGGGAGCTGACCGCTTTTTTCATGTTGAAAAAGAGTGGAAGCGCTTCAAGGACACTGCTCTGGTTTTTAATAAATATAACGTAAATGGAACCGGGCCATCGATGCTTGGCGGATTTACTTTTGACCCTTTGAAGAAGAAGACAGGACTATGGTCGAAATTTTCGGAAGCTCTTTTCCACATACCGAAATACATGCTGACGATCATCAAAGGCGAAGCTTACTTCACAACTAATGTAGTCTGCACCCAGCATGATGATATGTCATTATTCGATATAGTCACAAGGGAGAGGGAAGAGATCCTCTCTAAGGCTGAACAAAAACCGTCACTTGCCGCGCTTGACCTTAAGGATATTATTGAAATAGATCCTGAGGCATGGAAGCAGACAGTAACTGATGTTGTTAATGGTTTTGAAAATAGCGACCTGAAGAAAGTCGTTCTTGCGAGAGAGCTTCGTCTTCAATTTACAGATGAAGTACAGGCAGAAAGTGTTCTGGCGAATCTCTTGGAGAACCAGCAGGAAAGCTTTACATTTGCCTTCGAGTCAAATGGTGACTGTTTTATTGGAGCTTCTCCTGAAAGGCTGGTCAAGAAGGATGGAGCAAGCCTGTTTTCCGCCTGCCTGGCAGGATCAATCGCCAGGGGCAGCACACCTGAAGAAGATGAAATGCTCGGCAAGGAACTTTTAACAGATCAGAAAAACCTGATTGAACATCAATATGTGGTAGATATGATCAGGGGAGCGATGGAAGAAACCTGTGATCAGGTGATTCTTCCTGAACAGCCTGTATTGATGAAAATGAAATACATTCAACATTTGTATACACCTGTAATCGGTAAAAATCGGGAAGGTACATCACTTCTTCATTTAGTGGACAGACTTCACCCGACTCCTGCATTGGGCGGGCTCCCGAAGCAGGCGGCGATTGAGAAAATCAGGGAAATTGAACTGCTGGACAGAGGCCTTTATGCTGCACCAGTTGGCTGGATGGATTATCAGGGAAATGGTGAGTTTGCGGTAGCGATTCGCTCCGGACTGATTCAGGGAAATGAAGCTTCGCTATTTGCCGGCTGCGGCATTGTGGCAGATTCGAATGCCGAAAGCGAATATAAAGAGACTAGCATCAAGTTCAGGCCGATGCTTACAGCACTTGGAGGAAAGATCAAATGA
- a CDS encoding class F sortase — MNSDSVLNPEKAGGEPVVSSPVSNSMPSAKKVTQETGLVPLNLTISSIGLDADIIPVGLQEDGAMEVPEDVMKIGWYTKGARPGEKGNVVLAGHVDNYLGKGVFFDLEDVSLEDEVVLTDKDNTLRYKIVKIESYPYDNGPIEEIFGFTSQKRLQLITCTGWFNPLTKNHEERLVVTAIQQ, encoded by the coding sequence ATGAACTCAGATTCGGTTTTGAACCCTGAAAAAGCGGGGGGAGAACCAGTTGTTAGTTCACCTGTTTCGAACTCTATGCCTTCCGCAAAAAAAGTAACACAAGAAACAGGATTGGTCCCTTTAAATCTAACCATCTCGTCAATCGGGCTTGATGCTGACATCATTCCAGTTGGGCTGCAAGAGGATGGAGCAATGGAAGTCCCGGAGGATGTCATGAAAATTGGATGGTACACTAAAGGCGCGAGGCCTGGTGAGAAAGGCAACGTCGTTTTAGCTGGGCATGTCGATAATTATCTTGGAAAAGGTGTATTCTTCGATCTGGAAGATGTCTCTCTTGAAGACGAAGTCGTTTTAACAGACAAAGATAACACGTTACGCTATAAAATTGTAAAAATCGAATCCTACCCTTATGATAACGGGCCAATCGAGGAGATTTTCGGGTTTACTTCACAAAAACGTTTACAATTAATCACATGCACAGGATGGTTCAACCCTCTCACCAAAAATCACGAAGAGCGATTAGTCGTGACAGCCATCCAACAGTAA
- the menD gene encoding 2-succinyl-5-enolpyruvyl-6-hydroxy-3-cyclohexene-1-carboxylic-acid synthase: MSHQEGLTAYIAAFVAELSKTGVKDVVISPGSRSTPMALVMAEHPDLRIHIQVDERSASFFALGIAKATKKPVALLCTSGTAAANYYPAVIEASISRIPLIVLTADRPHELRDVGAPQAIDQIHLYGKNVKWFVEMAPPEKTEDMIRYARTVCGRAAATAASYPQGPVHLNFPFREPLIPVMDENMFELPERAGGYVEIETGHLSLSDRSFAAIREDIASYTKGIIVCGQLDNSEFTDEVIALADRLQFPIIADPLSQLRSGEHDGQHIIDAYDAFLRNEDAKEALKPDVIIRFGAMPISKALTIFIKENRTARQFVVDSGAGWREPTMSASEMLYCDEALFCKKVGEAAAPVSNSGYLNKWLTVNELAKEQMAAISQVEDLSEGKLFQQLTELLPEGSTLFVGNSMPIRDLDSFFLLNKKNIKVMANRGANGIDGIVSTALGVASVSQPCYLVLGDLTFYHDLNGLLASKLYNIDINILLINNNGGGIFSFLPQAKEPKHFEKLFGTPLDLDFSHVVEMYNGKYDLIQDWEHFSDAFAKNQEIGGLKVMEIRTKRDSNLKEHRDLWNSVSREITTMLKGDTK; the protein is encoded by the coding sequence ATGAGCCACCAGGAAGGTTTAACAGCATATATCGCAGCATTCGTTGCGGAATTATCGAAAACAGGTGTAAAGGATGTAGTCATCAGCCCTGGCTCAAGGTCAACGCCAATGGCACTGGTTATGGCTGAGCACCCAGACTTGCGAATCCATATCCAGGTTGATGAGCGATCTGCATCATTTTTTGCGCTTGGAATTGCGAAGGCGACTAAAAAGCCTGTTGCTTTGCTTTGTACATCAGGTACTGCCGCGGCGAACTATTATCCAGCTGTGATTGAGGCAAGTATTTCGAGGATTCCACTGATTGTCCTGACAGCAGATCGCCCGCATGAATTGCGTGATGTCGGTGCACCGCAGGCGATTGACCAGATCCATCTATACGGCAAGAATGTAAAATGGTTTGTCGAAATGGCACCGCCTGAAAAAACAGAGGATATGATCCGCTATGCCCGGACTGTTTGCGGAAGAGCAGCCGCTACTGCTGCAAGCTATCCGCAAGGTCCGGTCCATTTGAATTTTCCATTCAGGGAACCATTGATTCCAGTCATGGATGAAAATATGTTTGAACTGCCTGAGCGCGCTGGGGGTTATGTAGAAATCGAAACAGGCCACCTTAGTTTATCTGATCGATCGTTTGCAGCAATCAGGGAGGATATCGCTTCATATACAAAGGGCATCATTGTTTGCGGACAACTCGACAATAGCGAATTTACAGATGAAGTCATTGCCCTCGCAGACAGATTGCAGTTTCCGATCATCGCTGACCCTCTGTCACAATTGCGCAGCGGAGAACACGATGGCCAGCACATCATTGATGCCTATGATGCTTTTTTAAGGAATGAAGATGCGAAGGAAGCATTGAAGCCGGATGTCATCATCCGTTTTGGAGCAATGCCAATATCGAAAGCACTGACTATCTTTATAAAAGAAAACCGAACTGCCAGACAATTCGTGGTCGACAGCGGTGCCGGCTGGCGTGAGCCTACGATGTCAGCTTCTGAAATGCTATACTGCGATGAAGCTTTGTTCTGTAAAAAAGTTGGCGAAGCTGCTGCACCAGTTAGCAATTCTGGCTATCTGAATAAGTGGCTCACCGTAAATGAACTAGCCAAAGAACAGATGGCTGCTATTTCTCAAGTTGAGGATTTAAGCGAAGGAAAGCTATTCCAGCAGCTTACTGAATTGCTTCCGGAAGGCTCAACCTTATTTGTCGGTAACAGCATGCCAATCAGGGACCTTGATTCATTCTTCCTATTAAATAAAAAGAATATCAAAGTGATGGCAAACAGGGGGGCAAATGGAATAGACGGTATCGTCTCTACTGCACTTGGGGTAGCGAGTGTATCGCAGCCATGCTACCTTGTATTGGGCGATCTGACTTTCTATCATGATTTGAACGGTTTATTGGCTTCCAAATTATATAATATCGATATCAATATATTGCTGATCAATAATAACGGAGGCGGAATCTTTTCATTCCTGCCACAGGCAAAGGAACCGAAGCATTTTGAAAAGCTTTTCGGGACACCATTGGACCTTGACTTCAGCCATGTTGTCGAAATGTACAACGGGAAATATGATTTAATTCAAGATTGGGAGCATTTTTCAGATGCTTTTGCCAAAAACCAAGAGATTGGCGGCTTAAAAGTGATGGAAATCAGGACTAAGAGGGATTCTAACCTAAAGGAACATCGAGATTTGTGGAATTCTGTTTCCCGGGAAATAACTACAATGCTAAAAGGTGACACAAAATGA
- a CDS encoding DUF4397 domain-containing protein, producing the protein MKKFSFLLIFTMIFTMFGGAALADNHDQAKVRIVHASPDAPAVDITVDGKVVVENAEFKAVTDYLMVPSGEHEVSIFAAGTVSEGKPVLTTQLSVEADNAYTVLAVNKLEALEVAVMNDDMMTEEGKTKVRVGHFSPDAPAVDAAVTGGDVLFPNAPFKGVTDYLETDPSTLDLEVRAAGTEDVVLSLPGTELKADMIYTVLAVGLASGEPALDAIVLADPSATVMPKEMPDTGKGGVTGLMLSMLPFVLVIGTVGYFFYKRKNAFQA; encoded by the coding sequence ATGAAGAAGTTTTCGTTTTTGCTGATTTTCACGATGATTTTTACCATGTTTGGAGGGGCTGCGCTAGCTGACAATCATGATCAGGCAAAGGTACGTATTGTGCATGCTTCCCCTGATGCACCAGCAGTCGATATCACCGTTGATGGTAAAGTAGTAGTAGAAAATGCAGAATTTAAGGCTGTAACTGATTATTTGATGGTGCCATCGGGCGAGCACGAAGTAAGCATTTTTGCTGCAGGTACAGTATCAGAGGGCAAACCGGTATTGACTACTCAATTATCCGTTGAAGCAGATAATGCTTACACCGTTCTGGCGGTAAATAAATTAGAAGCACTAGAAGTAGCCGTCATGAATGATGACATGATGACAGAGGAAGGAAAGACAAAGGTTCGAGTTGGCCATTTTTCCCCGGACGCTCCAGCTGTAGATGCAGCAGTGACTGGCGGAGATGTTCTTTTCCCGAACGCGCCATTCAAGGGTGTAACTGATTACTTGGAAACTGATCCATCAACATTGGATTTAGAAGTCAGGGCAGCTGGCACAGAAGATGTGGTGCTCTCTTTACCAGGAACTGAGCTAAAAGCAGACATGATTTATACTGTGCTTGCTGTTGGTCTTGCCAGCGGGGAGCCTGCACTTGATGCCATTGTCTTAGCGGATCCATCGGCAACTGTGATGCCTAAAGAAATGCCGGATACCGGAAAGGGTGGAGTGACCGGCTTGATGTTGAGCATGCTTCCATTTGTATTGGTGATCGGTACAGTCGGTTACTTTTTCTATAAAAGAAAGAATGCATTTCAAGCTTAA
- the menH gene encoding 2-succinyl-6-hydroxy-2,4-cyclohexadiene-1-carboxylate synthase, with translation MKALINGVRYNVEQCGNGFPLLLLHGFTGAASTWKPFCPIWGKHSTLLMADLIGHGETESPGDMARYDIKMAAMDLKELLDQQGIEKADFLGYSMGGRTAITFASLYPERVRKLVLESTTPGLDNPGDREARIQQDHKLADRIENEGLEKFIDFWESIPLFRSQLNLPEEVREQIRSQRLRNDPVGLANSLRGMGTGAQPSWWDKLEDFDFETLLITGELDEKFCIIATDMASRLRNPTHLTINGCGHAIHVEEREKFGTIVSEFLSNT, from the coding sequence ATGAAGGCCTTGATCAATGGCGTACGATATAATGTCGAGCAATGCGGCAATGGTTTTCCTCTTTTGTTGCTTCATGGTTTTACAGGGGCGGCTTCTACTTGGAAGCCGTTTTGTCCTATCTGGGGAAAACATTCAACGCTCTTGATGGCCGACCTGATTGGGCACGGAGAGACCGAATCGCCAGGCGATATGGCGCGATATGATATTAAGATGGCCGCTATGGATTTGAAGGAGCTGTTAGACCAGCAGGGCATTGAAAAAGCGGATTTCCTAGGATACTCAATGGGTGGCAGGACGGCGATCACGTTTGCGAGTCTGTATCCTGAGAGAGTAAGGAAACTGGTTCTTGAAAGCACGACTCCAGGGTTGGACAATCCTGGGGACCGTGAAGCGAGAATCCAACAGGACCATAAGCTGGCTGATAGAATCGAGAATGAAGGCCTGGAGAAATTCATTGATTTTTGGGAATCGATCCCGCTTTTTCGGTCACAGTTGAATCTTCCAGAAGAAGTAAGGGAACAAATAAGAAGTCAAAGGCTGAGGAATGACCCTGTCGGATTGGCCAATAGCCTGAGGGGAATGGGAACAGGAGCCCAGCCGTCCTGGTGGGACAAGCTGGAGGATTTTGATTTTGAGACACTTCTTATTACTGGCGAGCTTGATGAGAAATTCTGTATAATAGCCACAGACATGGCTTCCAGACTCCGAAATCCGACACATTTGACGATAAATGGCTGCGGGCATGCAATTCATGTGGAAGAACGTGAAAAATTTGGTACAATAGTAAGTGAGTTTTTGTCGAATACATAA